A single window of Rhodamnia argentea isolate NSW1041297 chromosome 5, ASM2092103v1, whole genome shotgun sequence DNA harbors:
- the LOC125315324 gene encoding extensin-like, translating into MVNDVSSISRKEPPIVEGGDDQQEDMMLPPHTTTTTEYHRHHRATVAPPESPENRLEKAPAACSVFRRAAAVSASLSCSAFLSPAPPFPDLHRLPPTPSSHHQVESQPCLAGTATNSRFCQCLLCFSLFCPAPPGAAAAAVPQPSPATSGHQTLPKTPSNFFHQPRNLPSPPEPRNSPQPLPLFLLPCTRENCLLQLLLAAAGTSSGHRVPPPTTITLPRPPRTSTVDPGANHHPPIHETAPDPPQFPLFLVWAAPFGPEQCAYELGRGPNRLGP; encoded by the exons ATGGTGAACGATGTGTCGAGCATCAGCAGAAAAGAGCCACCAATAGTGGAAGGTGGAGACGACCAGCAGGAAGATATGATG CTACCACCACATACTACAACTACCACAGAATACCACCGACACCACCGGGCCACCGTTGCGccgccggagtcgccggaaaATCGGCTGGAAAAAGCCCCAGCAGCTTGCTCTGTTTTCCGCCGGGCTGCTGCTGTTTCTGCTTCTCTGTCCTGTTCGGCCTTCCTCAGCCCAGCTCCGCCTTTCCCCGACCTCCACAGACTTCCTCCGACGCCGTCCAGCCACCACCAGGTCGAGTCGCAGCCGTGCCTCGCCGGAACAGCCACGAACAGCCGGTTCTGTCAGTGCCTACTCTGTTTTTCGCTGTTCTGCCCTGCACCGCCTGGAGCTGCTGCCGCTGCTGTTCCGCAGCCTTCTccagccacctccggccaccaaaCACTCCCCAAAACCCCCTCAAACTTTTTCCACCAGCCCCGCAACCTCCCGTCGCCGCCGGAGCCCCGAAACAGTCCCCAACCGCTTCCCCTGTTTCTGCTCCCCTGTACCCGCGAAAACTGCCTGCTGCAGCTTCTGTTGGCTGCTGCCGGCACTAGCTCCGGCCACCGAgtgccaccaccgaccaccatcACCCTTCCCCGACCTCCTCGGACATCCACCGTCGACCCCGGAGCCAACCACCACCCTCCAATCCACGAAACAGCCCCGGATCCCCCTCAATTTCCCCTGTTTTTGGTCTGGGCAGCTCCATTTGGGCCTGAACAGTGTGCCTACGAGCTGGGCCGTGGCCCAAACCGACTTGGGCCGTGA